The Synergistaceae bacterium sequence CGGTTTTTCGCTTCTTGCGGAGGAGCGCCGGATATCGGGCGCCAGGAGAGATCATGCTTAGGTCTCTGACGGGCAAGATCAGATCCGTATGCGACAATGTGGTTGTCCTCGACGTCGGCGGCATCGGGTTCGAGCTGCTGTGCACGGGACGGGCCACTTCCCTCTGCACGGAGGGAGAGGACGCGGACCTCATCACGCACGTGCAGTTCTCCGACGCTGGCCCCACACTGTTCGGGTTCGCGGACGAGAGGGAGAGGCATCTATTTCTCAAACTGATCACTGTGAAGGGCGTGGGCGGAAAGATGGCGATGAACATCCTGAAGTTCGCCTCCTCGGAGCACATAGTCTCGTGGATAGTGTCCTCGGATATAAAAGCCATGATGAGAGTTCCCGGCGTGGGCCGCAAGACGGCCGAGCGGCTATGCTTCGAGATGCGTCCACATTTGACGGATGCGGAAGGGGAACTGTTGACGGGGCCTGTCTCTCCGCGTGACGAAAAATTCGCCACGGCCATCGAGGCCCTACGCACGCTTGGATTCGCCCAAAACGAAGTGAGAGAGATGATATCCAAGCTGAAAAAGTCAGGCCTTCTCGAGGACGAGGAGCTCACGGAGGAAAAGATCATCCGGCTCGCCCTCAAGGAACTGAAGCGACACTGAGGTGACAGGTATGACGGCAGCCATAAATCGCTTCCTGGACCCGAACGACGGGCCGGGAGAGGACGAAAGCACC is a genomic window containing:
- the ruvA gene encoding Holliday junction branch migration protein RuvA, with amino-acid sequence MLRSLTGKIRSVCDNVVVLDVGGIGFELLCTGRATSLCTEGEDADLITHVQFSDAGPTLFGFADERERHLFLKLITVKGVGGKMAMNILKFASSEHIVSWIVSSDIKAMMRVPGVGRKTAERLCFEMRPHLTDAEGELLTGPVSPRDEKFATAIEALRTLGFAQNEVREMISKLKKSGLLEDEELTEEKIIRLALKELKRH